The stretch of DNA AGAAAGATCATCGAGCTTCCAATCCAGGCCCTCACTCATCACCGGTGCAATACGTGCGCGAGTACAAAACCGCACAGACATGTCGACGGTGGAGGAGGAGCTGTCCGAGTGCGAGGTGCTGTGGCCGGAGACGCGCCACGGCGCTCCGGGGAGCGCGTGGGGGCCATCGACGGCGGCTCCCAGGGCCTCCAGGGACCGCCGGCAGTGCTCTGCGCCGGTGGACATTCCCAGGGCCGCGCACCTGTCCGGCGGGCGCGCTGGcctggacgacgacgaggaggaggaggaggacggcgcCATGGTGCCGCCGCACCTGATGGTGTCGCGCAGGTGGTCGgaggggaaggcggcggcggccttcTCGCTGCGGTCCGGGCCCGGGCGGGCGCACCGGGACCTCAACCACCTGCGCAACTCCGTGCTGCGGATGACCGGCTTCATCGAAGGGTGACGGACGAGGCGGACCCGTCATCTGTGCATATGTGCGAGAAAAGTCAGTCACCACGCGTCTTCCCGACGGCGTTGGCCGGTCAATTTTGTTCGGCTCATCTTCCCCGTGGTTGCCAATCAAATTAATTAATTTGCATCCCTTGGTTGATGCAAATCGGCCGGTAGTGAGTTAGGATTTTTTTTTGGAATGGAATAGTATACTTTTTTTGAATAATCTACGactgtactactccctccgtccgaaaatacttgttaTCAAGATGAACAGAAAACGAtgtatttagaactaaaataTATTTAGATACATCCTCTTTTATTCATTTTAATGAAAAGTATTTCCAGACAAAAGGAGTATGAGATTCTTCAGATTGAACCGCGTCCATTTTTTCATCCTTAGTCCGGAGAAGTTTCTGTTGCTGTGGCATGTCGGCACGGGCTTTTCAACATTTGA from Triticum urartu cultivar G1812 chromosome 3, Tu2.1, whole genome shotgun sequence encodes:
- the LOC125544706 gene encoding uncharacterized protein LOC125544706; this translates as MSTVEEELSECEVLWPETRHGAPGSAWGPSTAAPRASRDRRQCSAPVDIPRAAHLSGGRAGLDDDEEEEEDGAMVPPHLMVSRRWSEGKAAAAFSLRSGPGRAHRDLNHLRNSVLRMTGFIEG